TTCCTTAGGCTGCAGTGAGGTGTTGCACTACCCTACTATAGAGCAGCTGGTCTGAGCCAGCACTGCGCAACTCTTCACGAAATTCCTCGCGCTGAAACAGCTCGGCAAGCCTGGCCAGTGTTTGCAGGTGATCGCCATCGGCATCTTCCGGCACCAGAAGTGCGAAAATAACGTCGACGGGTTCGCCGTCAATGGCGTCGAAGTCGATGGAGTGAGACAGTGTAATCAGCGCACCGGTGGTGGCCTCGCAGTTGGCAACCCGGCAGTGGGGTATGGCGATACCGTGGCCGAGGCCGGTGCTGCCCAGGCGTTCGCGGGCAACCAGGCTGCGAAAGAGGTCGTCGGCGGCGAGGGAGGGGATATCGTTAGAGATCAGGTCGGCCAGAATTTCCAGCGCGCGCTTTTTGCTGACGCCATCCACGCCGTGTTGCACACGGCGTGGGGCCAAGAGATTTTCAAACTGCATAAATTCAACGGTGGCTTCGAAGCTTTTCTTTGTGCTTGATAAGTTGGCGATCCAGCTTATCGGTGAGTAGATCGATGGCAGCATACAGGTCTTCGGACTGAGAGTCAGCGAAAAACTCGGCGCCA
This genomic stretch from Simiduia sp. 21SJ11W-1 harbors:
- a CDS encoding PTS sugar transporter subunit IIA, with product MQFENLLAPRRVQHGVDGVSKKRALEILADLISNDIPSLAADDLFRSLVARERLGSTGLGHGIAIPHCRVANCEATTGALITLSHSIDFDAIDGEPVDVIFALLVPEDADGDHLQTLARLAELFQREEFREELRSAGSDQLLYSRVVQHLTAA